The following proteins come from a genomic window of Deltaproteobacteria bacterium:
- the tkt gene encoding transketolase, with the protein MPDFNKLSAASLMARGLAMDAVHKSESGHLGLPLGCAEIGAAIYGDLLNHDPAHPEWLGRDRFVLSAGHGSMFLYAWLHLTGYPISIDDVKAFRQWESKTPGHPEFHYTPGVEATTGPLGQGVGNAVGHAIAAKMLTGRFDTGADKLFDGTIWCLAGDGCMQEGVAAEASALAGHLKLDNLILIYDANHVTLDAMAAQSQSEDTAKRFEAYGFEVLHLDQGNDIKQVHEVLSRARDRKSGKPRFVVAHTLIGKGIPEVAGTQKAHGEAGAKFIDADREKLGLPKETFFVSDEVKTFFAARKAELGKAYTAWQAKYDAWIAKNPEQAKALDAALSRSVPGDLMAKIPAFAADTKIATRKAGETALQVVAKEVPSLIGASADLYGSTLNYIAGGEDFTAENRKGRNIRIGIREHAMGAVMNGIAYHGGVRPHGATFLVFADYLRPSIRLAAMSHLPVIYIFTHDSVGVGEDGPTHQPVETVMGLRVIPNLDLIRPADPEETAAAWVAAMSRVDGPTLVALTRQAVPMLPGDAATKRDGVLKGGYVLVKETAPLETILIGTGSEVQHAVAAAKTLGAGTRVVSLPCWPRFERQSQAYRDSVLPPSCTKRVSIEAGVTLGWQKYVGLAGKSIGLDGFGNSAPGAIVMEKRGITAAHVVEAAKSL; encoded by the coding sequence ATGCCCGACTTCAACAAGCTTTCCGCCGCGAGCCTCATGGCGCGCGGGCTGGCGATGGATGCGGTCCACAAGTCGGAGTCCGGCCACCTCGGCCTGCCGCTGGGCTGCGCGGAGATCGGCGCGGCCATCTACGGCGACCTGCTCAACCACGATCCCGCGCACCCGGAGTGGCTCGGCCGCGATCGCTTCGTGCTCTCCGCGGGCCACGGGAGCATGTTCCTCTACGCCTGGCTGCACCTCACCGGCTACCCCATCTCGATCGATGACGTGAAGGCGTTCCGGCAGTGGGAGTCGAAGACGCCGGGGCACCCCGAGTTCCACTACACGCCGGGCGTCGAGGCCACGACCGGCCCGCTCGGCCAGGGCGTGGGCAACGCGGTGGGCCACGCCATCGCCGCGAAGATGCTCACCGGGCGCTTCGACACCGGCGCCGACAAGCTCTTCGACGGCACCATCTGGTGCCTCGCCGGCGACGGCTGCATGCAGGAGGGCGTGGCGGCGGAGGCGTCGGCGCTCGCTGGCCACCTCAAGCTCGACAACCTCATCCTCATCTACGACGCCAACCACGTGACCCTCGACGCGATGGCCGCGCAGTCGCAGAGCGAGGACACCGCCAAGCGCTTCGAGGCGTACGGCTTCGAGGTGCTGCACCTCGATCAGGGCAACGACATCAAGCAGGTCCACGAAGTCCTCAGCCGCGCGCGCGATCGCAAGAGCGGCAAGCCGCGCTTCGTGGTGGCGCACACGCTCATCGGCAAGGGCATCCCGGAGGTCGCGGGCACGCAGAAGGCGCACGGCGAGGCGGGCGCCAAGTTCATCGACGCCGACCGCGAGAAGCTCGGGCTCCCCAAGGAGACGTTCTTCGTCAGCGACGAGGTAAAGACCTTCTTCGCCGCGCGCAAGGCCGAGCTCGGCAAGGCGTACACCGCGTGGCAGGCCAAGTACGACGCGTGGATCGCCAAGAACCCCGAGCAGGCCAAGGCGCTCGACGCCGCGCTCTCGCGCTCGGTGCCCGGCGACTTGATGGCGAAGATCCCTGCGTTCGCCGCCGACACCAAGATCGCCACCCGCAAGGCCGGTGAGACCGCGCTGCAGGTCGTTGCGAAGGAAGTGCCCTCGCTCATCGGCGCGAGCGCGGACCTCTACGGCTCCACGCTGAACTACATCGCCGGCGGCGAAGACTTCACCGCCGAGAACCGCAAGGGCCGCAACATCCGCATCGGCATCCGCGAGCACGCGATGGGCGCGGTGATGAACGGCATCGCCTACCACGGCGGGGTGCGGCCCCACGGCGCCACGTTCCTGGTGTTCGCCGACTACTTGCGGCCCAGCATCCGCCTCGCGGCGATGTCGCACCTGCCGGTCATCTACATCTTCACGCACGACTCGGTCGGCGTCGGCGAGGACGGCCCCACGCACCAGCCGGTGGAGACGGTGATGGGCCTGCGCGTGATCCCGAACCTGGACCTCATCCGCCCCGCGGACCCTGAGGAGACGGCGGCCGCGTGGGTGGCGGCGATGTCGCGGGTCGACGGGCCCACGCTGGTGGCGCTCACGCGCCAGGCGGTGCCCATGCTTCCCGGCGACGCGGCGACCAAGCGCGACGGCGTGCTCAAGGGCGGCTACGTGCTCGTGAAGGAGACCGCGCCGCTGGAGACGATCCTCATCGGCACCGGCAGCGAGGTGCAGCACGCGGTGGCCGCGGCGAAGACGCTCGGCGCCGGCACGCGCGTGGTGAGCCTGCCGTGCTGGCCGCGCTTCGAGCGCCAGAGCCAGGCCTACCGCGACTCCGTGCTGCCCCCGTCGTGCACGAAGCGCGTGTCCATCGAGGCTGGCGTGACGCTCGGCTGGCAGAAGTACGTGGGCCTGGCCGGCAAGTCGATCGGGCTCGACGGCTTTGGAAACAGCGCGCCCGGTGCGATCGTGATGGAGAAGCGCGGGATCACCGCGGCGCACGTGGTCGAGGCGGCGAAGTCGCTCTAG
- a CDS encoding serine hydrolase yields MRRLALIALLFTGCATLHLAPGEEDVPPVRALHQMDSGDSDLEVTDGLNSVFGNGWRGFEDDFRKGHKALKSVRVLKRDGNTWDVAGFYEASPFAEKLRLVFDDAGRLSGFWFYGYGSAPMTEPELQKAFEAMPGMASAYVQAAEHREIAFGYRQDQPQPVASQYKTLLLARACVEVGRGQRQLTDRLSLPAEVRGTPSCVLCKFDPGLQPTVRDYLHLLVSDSDNTSADFLRDLLGIDAISRTAEAAGVQHVPPLITTEGLFALECGLGPLRGREPKDQASYLQSLSADARVAAADDAARDGFSLGPEEFHTRCDEGKSTGDSRKAVAHVIDWNLRADELVALYENAQLGQLEGAASSRCFLRFMGDGGSGPLPIDEHFLSAGAKNGVETDVRSLGLVTQTDRGPIAVSVSDFNFPDDKSDEALGHVYEAARALVEYTYARLPEKPNK; encoded by the coding sequence GTGCGTCGCCTCGCGCTCATCGCCCTGCTCTTCACCGGCTGCGCCACGCTTCACCTCGCGCCCGGCGAGGAGGACGTGCCGCCCGTCCGCGCGCTGCACCAGATGGACTCGGGCGACTCCGATCTCGAAGTGACCGACGGCCTGAACAGCGTCTTCGGAAACGGCTGGAGAGGCTTCGAGGACGACTTCCGCAAGGGCCACAAGGCGCTGAAGAGTGTCCGCGTGCTCAAGCGCGACGGCAACACCTGGGACGTGGCCGGCTTCTACGAGGCGTCGCCGTTCGCCGAAAAGCTGCGGCTGGTGTTCGACGACGCGGGCCGGCTCTCGGGCTTCTGGTTCTACGGCTACGGCTCGGCGCCGATGACCGAGCCCGAGCTGCAGAAGGCCTTCGAGGCCATGCCCGGCATGGCGAGCGCGTACGTGCAGGCCGCGGAGCACCGCGAGATCGCGTTCGGCTATCGCCAGGACCAGCCGCAGCCCGTGGCCAGCCAGTACAAGACGCTGCTCCTCGCGCGCGCGTGCGTGGAGGTCGGTCGCGGCCAGCGGCAGCTCACGGATCGGCTCTCGCTTCCTGCAGAGGTGCGGGGGACGCCGAGCTGCGTGCTCTGCAAGTTCGATCCCGGCTTGCAGCCCACGGTGCGCGACTACCTGCACCTGCTGGTCTCCGACAGCGACAACACCTCCGCCGACTTCCTGCGCGATCTGCTCGGCATCGACGCCATCTCGCGCACCGCCGAAGCCGCGGGCGTGCAGCACGTTCCGCCGCTGATCACCACCGAGGGACTGTTCGCGCTCGAGTGCGGGTTGGGGCCGCTGCGTGGCCGCGAGCCGAAGGATCAAGCGTCGTATCTGCAATCGCTGAGCGCCGACGCGCGCGTGGCCGCCGCCGATGACGCCGCCCGCGACGGCTTCTCGCTCGGGCCCGAGGAGTTCCACACCCGCTGCGACGAGGGGAAGTCGACGGGCGACTCGCGCAAGGCCGTGGCGCACGTGATCGACTGGAACCTGCGCGCCGACGAGCTGGTGGCGCTCTACGAGAACGCGCAACTCGGGCAGCTCGAGGGCGCGGCGAGCTCGCGCTGCTTCCTGCGCTTCATGGGCGACGGCGGCTCGGGGCCGCTGCCCATCGACGAGCACTTCCTGAGCGCGGGCGCCAAGAACGGCGTGGAGACCGACGTGCGCTCTCTGGGGCTGGTGACGCAGACCGATCGCGGCCCGATAGCGGTATCGGTTTCGGACTTCAACTTTCCCGACGACAAGAGTGACGAAGCGCTCGGGCACGTCTACGAAGCCGCGCGCGCTCTCGTCGAGTACACGTACGCGCGGCTGCCCGAGAAACCGAACAAATAG
- a CDS encoding radical SAM protein has translation MSASIPVVSFSELERRLVAQAETRHVPLSGQLELTYRCNFDCVHCYEQDIRHTPELSTERWLQLVDQLAELGCLWLTLTGGEAILHPGFEQIYERAVRRGLLVTVFSNGSILTERIAELFRRLPPRSIEVTLYGFSEATYARSTKREKGFEQAVAGIRRMVRDGHEVQVKTVVFNETADDFLAIKKFAEELGCGFRYDTNLHAALGGGTGPLAHRLSPEATIALEAQEPGAFENARKNYGAAPSNKVYRCGAGRFAFTIAPDGFLQLCTLVRSLRFDLAKTDFTEAWTALGREVTRRYESPKRRCSTCELQHMCGTCPGVADVETGDVEAAIDHICETTHLRASAALGREFIPRWKKDKPAPSKLNVLGNGGHHGERTQGCAGGCAGCSRATPVRAAVD, from the coding sequence ATGAGCGCGTCCATCCCGGTGGTCTCATTCTCGGAGCTGGAGCGGCGCCTGGTGGCCCAGGCCGAGACGCGCCACGTGCCGCTCTCGGGCCAGCTCGAGCTGACCTACCGCTGCAACTTCGACTGCGTGCACTGCTACGAGCAGGACATCCGGCACACGCCCGAGCTCTCGACGGAGCGCTGGCTGCAGCTGGTGGATCAGCTCGCGGAGCTGGGCTGCCTCTGGCTCACGCTCACCGGCGGCGAGGCCATTCTTCATCCGGGCTTCGAGCAGATCTACGAGCGCGCCGTCCGCCGCGGCCTGCTGGTGACGGTCTTCTCCAACGGCTCGATCCTCACCGAGCGCATCGCCGAGCTCTTCCGACGCCTGCCGCCGCGCTCGATCGAGGTCACGCTCTACGGATTCTCCGAGGCCACGTACGCGCGCTCCACGAAGCGCGAAAAAGGCTTCGAGCAGGCCGTGGCTGGGATCCGCCGCATGGTGCGCGACGGCCACGAGGTGCAGGTGAAGACGGTGGTCTTCAACGAGACCGCCGACGACTTCCTGGCCATCAAGAAGTTCGCCGAAGAGCTCGGCTGCGGCTTCCGCTACGACACCAACCTGCACGCCGCGCTCGGCGGTGGCACGGGCCCGCTCGCGCACCGGCTCTCGCCTGAAGCGACGATCGCCCTCGAGGCGCAGGAGCCGGGCGCCTTCGAGAACGCGCGCAAGAACTACGGCGCCGCGCCCTCCAACAAGGTCTACCGCTGCGGCGCGGGACGCTTCGCGTTCACCATCGCGCCCGACGGCTTCCTGCAGCTCTGCACGCTGGTCCGCTCGCTGCGCTTCGATCTCGCCAAGACCGACTTCACCGAGGCCTGGACCGCGCTCGGCCGCGAAGTGACTCGCCGCTACGAGAGCCCCAAGCGCCGCTGCTCGACGTGCGAGCTGCAGCACATGTGCGGCACGTGCCCGGGCGTGGCCGACGTGGAGACCGGCGACGTGGAAGCCGCCATCGACCACATCTGCGAGACCACCCACCTGCGCGCGAGCGCCGCGCTGGGCCGCGAGTTCATTCCACGCTGGAAGAAAGACAAGCCCGCGCCGTCGAAGCTGAACGTGCTCGGCAACGGAGGACACCATGGCGAACGAACGCAAGGATGCGCCGGCGGCTGCGCCGGATGTTCCCGCGCGACGCCCGTACGCGCCGCCGTCGATTGA
- the rsfS gene encoding ribosome silencing factor, producing the protein MPPKRPTRTAKPARRADAKTARPKAPRAKRPAGRASTTTVKQAADERSHQRAKAVAKAALDKKAENVLLIDVRGLTSISDYFVVMSGAAGPQLKAIAENVEVELKKQGVMPISVEGQGGSWVLLDYGDVVAHIFEDQVRSFYDLEGLWADAPRELIRD; encoded by the coding sequence ATGCCTCCCAAGCGCCCCACCCGCACCGCCAAGCCCGCCCGCCGCGCCGACGCCAAGACCGCGCGTCCCAAGGCCCCGCGCGCCAAGCGCCCAGCGGGCCGCGCGTCGACCACCACGGTGAAGCAGGCCGCCGACGAGCGCTCGCACCAGCGCGCGAAAGCCGTGGCCAAGGCCGCGCTCGACAAGAAGGCCGAGAACGTCCTGCTCATCGACGTGCGCGGGCTGACCAGCATCTCCGACTACTTCGTGGTCATGAGCGGCGCCGCAGGTCCGCAGCTCAAGGCCATCGCCGAGAACGTGGAAGTGGAGCTGAAGAAGCAGGGCGTGATGCCCATCTCCGTCGAGGGCCAGGGCGGCAGCTGGGTGCTCCTCGACTACGGCGACGTGGTGGCGCACATCTTCGAGGACCAGGTCCGGAGCTTCTACGACCTCGAGGGACTCTGGGCCGACGCGCCGCGCGAGCTCATCCGCGACTGA
- a CDS encoding OmpA family protein, translating to MPWLVARGSWLVLIGAMCVASVARADDVDVELKNKVPVKEGLPALILHVHARVSDVQVHLEGGGKKLELSSGPLKPGQTKRFTIDPGNSAVEYTGSLTVKYPAKEGKEDVSMDLHFVAEVIRPLAVNVSPGDIDVAKGELKMTANRPLAKVEVQIIGEDGLPLGVYSVDPKGIAAGAPIPVSWKVPKGNVLKIHIQATDADGFYVGEDLFPWRVDVPHQDVSFASGSSALPPSETGKLDAALQQILPQVAKARPFADVRVFVVGHTDTVGSDEHNQKLSEDRARAIAGYFRAHGVSVPIEYAGMGEKALLVNTPDETDEPRNRRAEYVLSVGEPTVAHATTAAVWHRL from the coding sequence ATGCCGTGGCTCGTGGCTCGTGGCTCGTGGCTCGTGCTGATTGGCGCCATGTGTGTGGCCAGCGTCGCGCGCGCGGATGACGTCGACGTGGAGCTGAAGAACAAGGTGCCCGTGAAAGAGGGCCTGCCCGCGCTCATTCTCCACGTGCACGCGCGCGTGAGCGACGTGCAGGTGCACCTCGAGGGCGGCGGCAAGAAGCTCGAGCTCTCTTCCGGCCCGCTGAAGCCCGGCCAGACGAAGCGCTTCACCATCGACCCCGGCAACAGCGCCGTGGAGTACACGGGTTCACTCACCGTGAAGTACCCGGCCAAGGAGGGCAAGGAAGACGTCTCCATGGACCTGCACTTCGTGGCCGAGGTGATCCGCCCGCTGGCGGTGAACGTGAGCCCGGGCGACATCGACGTCGCCAAGGGCGAGCTCAAGATGACCGCCAATCGCCCGCTGGCGAAGGTGGAGGTCCAGATCATCGGCGAGGACGGCTTGCCGCTCGGGGTCTACAGCGTGGACCCCAAAGGCATCGCGGCCGGCGCGCCCATCCCGGTGAGCTGGAAGGTGCCCAAGGGCAACGTCCTCAAGATTCACATCCAGGCCACCGACGCCGACGGCTTCTACGTGGGCGAAGATCTCTTCCCCTGGCGCGTGGACGTCCCCCACCAGGACGTGAGCTTCGCCAGCGGCTCGTCGGCGCTTCCGCCCTCGGAGACCGGCAAGCTCGACGCGGCGCTGCAGCAGATCCTCCCGCAGGTCGCGAAGGCGCGGCCGTTCGCCGACGTGCGCGTCTTCGTGGTGGGCCACACCGACACCGTGGGCAGCGACGAGCACAACCAGAAGCTCTCCGAAGATCGCGCGCGGGCCATCGCCGGCTACTTCCGCGCCCACGGCGTGAGCGTGCCCATCGAGTACGCCGGCATGGGCGAGAAGGCGCTGCTGGTGAACACGCCCGACGAGACCGACGAGCCGCGCAACCGCCGCGCGGAGTACGTGCTCAGCGTCGGAGAGCCGACCGTGGCACACGCGACGACGGCGGCCGTCTGGCATCGCCTCTAG
- the ftsE gene encoding cell division ATP-binding protein FtsE, whose product MIQMFHVYKAYPGDPPVLHDVNLSVEKGDFVFLTGPSGAGKTTLLKLIFCAEKSTKGQILVNGRNIARLADSAVPYLRRNIGVVFQDFKLLPTRTVAENVAFTLDVLGISRTASRRRVLNMLKQVGLEHKADAYPQKLSGGEQQRVSIARALVNDPAILLADEPTGNLDPGLTLQIMDMLRDFNARGTTVLVATHDRTLLERYRRRTIALEKGRIVADQTGAPPAWVSGTI is encoded by the coding sequence ATGATTCAGATGTTTCACGTCTACAAGGCGTACCCGGGCGATCCGCCGGTGCTCCACGACGTGAACCTCTCGGTGGAGAAGGGCGACTTCGTCTTCCTCACCGGGCCCTCGGGCGCGGGCAAGACCACGCTGCTCAAGCTCATCTTCTGCGCCGAGAAGTCCACCAAGGGCCAGATCCTGGTGAACGGCCGCAACATCGCGCGCCTCGCCGACAGCGCGGTTCCGTACCTGCGCCGCAACATCGGCGTCGTGTTCCAGGACTTCAAGCTCCTGCCCACGCGCACGGTCGCCGAGAACGTGGCCTTCACGCTGGACGTGCTCGGCATCTCGCGCACCGCCAGCCGTCGGCGCGTGCTCAACATGCTCAAGCAGGTGGGCCTCGAGCACAAAGCCGACGCCTATCCGCAGAAGCTCTCCGGCGGTGAGCAGCAGCGCGTGTCCATCGCGCGGGCGCTCGTGAACGATCCCGCGATTCTTCTCGCCGACGAGCCCACCGGCAACCTCGATCCCGGGCTGACCTTGCAGATCATGGACATGCTGCGCGACTTCAACGCGCGCGGCACCACGGTCCTGGTGGCCACGCACGATCGCACGCTGCTCGAGCGCTACCGGCGCCGGACGATCGCGCTGGAGAAGGGTCGCATCGTCGCCGATCAGACCGGCGCGCCGCCAGCGTGGGTCTCCGGAACGATTTGA
- a CDS encoding periplasmic heavy metal sensor: MKRTMIPLMALLGGAPALALAAETSNTPATNAPSSGSEAQCPHAMGEKMAGKLGLDAQATAKFDQTNEKFREQMKPVWQDARQTQDALKQELAKPQPDSTKLTSLSDQLTNDHQKLVSLQQQKLSALKSELTPEQYAQFLVNRGEVARGMFHHGMGESAGESTAPTPSY, translated from the coding sequence ATGAAACGCACGATGATCCCGCTGATGGCGCTGCTGGGCGGGGCGCCCGCCCTGGCCCTGGCTGCCGAGACGTCGAACACGCCGGCAACCAACGCGCCGAGCTCCGGCAGCGAAGCCCAATGCCCGCACGCCATGGGCGAGAAGATGGCGGGCAAGCTCGGGCTCGACGCGCAGGCGACCGCGAAGTTCGATCAAACCAACGAGAAGTTCCGCGAGCAGATGAAGCCCGTCTGGCAGGACGCGCGCCAGACCCAGGACGCGCTCAAGCAAGAGCTCGCCAAGCCGCAGCCCGACTCGACCAAGCTCACCTCGCTCTCGGACCAGCTGACGAACGATCACCAGAAGCTGGTGAGCCTGCAGCAGCAGAAGCTCTCCGCGCTGAAGTCGGAGCTCACGCCGGAGCAGTACGCGCAGTTCCTGGTGAACCGCGGCGAGGTCGCGCGCGGCATGTTCCACCACGGGATGGGCGAGTCGGCGGGCGAGAGCACCGCGCCCACGCCGAGCTACTAG
- a CDS encoding PqqD family protein produces the protein MTADRYRRSEDVAFRQVGDECLLVPIRKSPKSEMAVFSLNGVGAFVWEALGEPRSLEELGAKVSAAFEVAPADAQRDVEAFVSRLVAKGLARVEA, from the coding sequence ATGACCGCCGACCGATACCGCAGAAGCGAGGATGTCGCGTTTCGCCAGGTCGGCGATGAGTGTCTGCTCGTGCCCATCCGCAAAAGTCCCAAGTCCGAGATGGCGGTCTTCTCCTTGAACGGTGTGGGCGCGTTCGTGTGGGAGGCGCTGGGCGAGCCGCGCTCTCTCGAAGAGCTGGGCGCGAAGGTGAGCGCCGCGTTCGAGGTCGCGCCCGCGGATGCCCAGCGCGACGTGGAAGCCTTCGTGTCGCGGCTGGTGGCCAAGGGCCTGGCGCGGGTGGAGGCGTGA
- a CDS encoding S24/S26 family peptidase, which produces MRREDLTALIREVVGRGGHLEIAAVGLSMAPAIQPGDKLVLGPLHHEEPRPGQIVLVAREGSLLAHRVVEVGARITARGDACDADDPPFTRSEILAVVRSLHTPLLQRARRLLRSARG; this is translated from the coding sequence GTGCGCCGCGAAGATCTCACCGCGCTCATTCGCGAGGTCGTCGGCCGCGGCGGGCACCTGGAGATCGCGGCAGTGGGCCTGTCGATGGCGCCGGCGATTCAGCCCGGCGACAAGCTCGTGCTCGGGCCGCTGCACCACGAAGAGCCGCGACCGGGACAGATCGTGCTCGTCGCGCGCGAGGGCTCGCTGCTGGCGCACCGCGTGGTGGAGGTCGGCGCGCGCATCACCGCCCGCGGCGACGCCTGCGACGCCGACGATCCACCCTTCACCCGCAGTGAAATCCTCGCCGTGGTGCGGAGCCTGCACACGCCGCTTCTCCAGCGCGCGCGGCGGCTGCTGCGCTCAGCGCGTGGGTAG
- a CDS encoding NADP-dependent oxidoreductase — translation MRAAVIDRYGGPDVLHVSDVPAPQPGPDDLLIDVHAASVNPVDFKIREGKLKPVLKLSLPQIMGSDCSGVVRAVGSRVSRFKVGDEVYARLEKLRMGGLAEQVALAEFTAALKPKNLTHVEAASLPLVALTASQALLQIGRLQKGQRALIHAGAGGVGSFAIQLAKNVGAQVFTTASARNHELVRSLGADTPIDYATQKFEEVARDCDVVLDTQGGDTLLRSFGCVKKGGVLVSIGAVPDAITAEEMELGALIKAGLWFMNRKVRALAKARGITYRYLFMKPDGAELARLAGLVEQGALKPLVERTFPLEQVRDAFAAVETGRTRGKIVVEVR, via the coding sequence ATGCGCGCGGCGGTGATCGATCGCTACGGCGGTCCGGACGTCCTCCACGTTTCCGACGTGCCCGCGCCCCAGCCGGGCCCGGACGACCTGCTCATCGACGTGCACGCCGCGAGCGTCAATCCGGTCGACTTCAAGATCCGCGAGGGCAAGCTCAAGCCGGTGCTCAAGCTCTCGCTGCCGCAGATCATGGGCAGCGACTGCTCGGGCGTGGTGCGCGCGGTGGGCTCGCGGGTGTCGAGGTTCAAGGTCGGCGACGAGGTCTACGCGCGGCTGGAGAAGCTGCGCATGGGCGGGCTCGCGGAGCAGGTGGCGCTCGCGGAGTTCACCGCGGCGCTCAAGCCGAAGAACCTGACGCACGTGGAAGCGGCGTCGCTGCCTCTGGTGGCGCTCACGGCGTCGCAGGCGCTCTTGCAGATTGGCCGCTTGCAGAAGGGCCAACGCGCGCTCATCCACGCTGGCGCGGGCGGTGTGGGCAGCTTCGCCATCCAGCTCGCGAAGAACGTGGGCGCGCAGGTGTTCACCACGGCGAGCGCGAGGAACCACGAGCTGGTTCGCTCGCTCGGCGCGGACACCCCGATCGACTACGCGACGCAGAAGTTCGAAGAGGTCGCGCGCGACTGCGACGTGGTCCTCGATACGCAAGGCGGCGACACGCTCCTCCGCTCGTTCGGGTGCGTGAAGAAGGGCGGCGTGCTGGTGTCGATTGGTGCCGTGCCGGACGCGATCACCGCCGAGGAGATGGAGCTCGGCGCGCTGATCAAGGCCGGCTTGTGGTTCATGAACCGCAAGGTCCGCGCGCTCGCGAAGGCGCGGGGGATCACCTACCGCTACCTGTTCATGAAGCCCGACGGCGCGGAGCTGGCGCGGCTCGCGGGGCTGGTGGAGCAGGGCGCGCTCAAGCCACTCGTCGAGCGCACGTTTCCGCTCGAGCAGGTTCGCGATGCCTTCGCAGCCGTCGAGACCGGGCGCACGCGCGGCAAGATCGTGGTCGAGGTTCGCTAG
- a CDS encoding NUDIX hydrolase, whose translation MKFCPKCGKPLGTRADGGRERAACADASCGFVFYDNPLPVVAGIVEQDEHVILVRNKGWPEKMYGLVTGFLERGESPEQGMLRELREELSLEGEIVRLVGVYPFELMNQLIVAYHVRARGEPVVGEELAGFKKVPIAKLRPWDLGTGQAVKDWLASRG comes from the coding sequence GTGAAGTTCTGCCCGAAGTGCGGAAAGCCTCTGGGCACCCGCGCCGACGGCGGTCGTGAGCGCGCAGCCTGCGCCGACGCGAGCTGCGGCTTCGTCTTCTACGACAACCCGCTCCCGGTGGTGGCCGGCATCGTGGAGCAGGACGAGCACGTGATCCTCGTGCGCAACAAGGGTTGGCCCGAGAAGATGTACGGGCTGGTGACGGGCTTTCTGGAGCGCGGCGAGTCACCCGAGCAAGGCATGCTGCGCGAGCTTCGCGAGGAGCTCTCGCTCGAGGGCGAGATCGTGCGGCTCGTCGGCGTGTATCCGTTCGAGCTGATGAACCAGCTCATCGTGGCCTACCACGTGCGCGCGCGCGGGGAGCCGGTGGTCGGCGAGGAGCTCGCGGGCTTCAAGAAGGTGCCCATCGCCAAGCTGCGGCCCTGGGACCTGGGCACGGGCCAGGCGGTGAAGGACTGGCTGGCCTCACGGGGGTGA
- a CDS encoding 23S rRNA (pseudouridine(1915)-N(3))-methyltransferase RlmH, which yields MKIRLLSVGRDRSGLFEPAVREYEKRLSRYVKFELVEVPESKREGDRGRDEEADALLHKLGDRERLWLLDEHGKELDSRGLSELLARTLSEGRDLALAIGGASGHGASIRAKAERSLSLSKLTLPHRLARVVAAEQLYRAFTLLRGEPYHRD from the coding sequence ATGAAGATCCGGCTGCTCTCCGTCGGGCGCGACCGCTCCGGGCTCTTCGAGCCTGCGGTGCGCGAGTACGAGAAACGCCTTTCACGCTATGTGAAGTTCGAGCTCGTGGAAGTCCCCGAGTCCAAGCGCGAGGGTGATCGCGGCCGCGACGAAGAGGCCGACGCGCTCCTTCACAAGCTCGGCGACCGCGAGCGGCTCTGGCTGCTCGATGAGCACGGCAAGGAGCTCGACTCGCGCGGGCTCTCGGAGCTGCTGGCGCGCACGCTGTCCGAGGGGCGGGATCTGGCGCTGGCCATCGGCGGCGCGAGCGGACACGGCGCGTCGATTCGCGCCAAGGCCGAGCGCTCGCTCTCGCTCTCCAAGCTGACGCTGCCGCACCGGCTGGCGCGCGTCGTCGCGGCGGAGCAGCTCTACCGCGCGTTCACGCTGCTGCGCGGCGAGCCGTACCACCGCGACTAG